A part of Danaus plexippus chromosome 27, MEX_DaPlex, whole genome shotgun sequence genomic DNA contains:
- the LOC116775599 gene encoding RNA polymerase-associated protein Rtf1: protein MAKRKNKPLIDSDSSSDCSDLDSQFLNLAKKKKKPEEIAAQKVNSKTSGSESDWDDTEKKNDKSSSSDSESNSDSHSDTSKKKSPENPRRKSSSDHYEEHKNPEPEVKRSEVKHNELRRSTDSSGSKKKDTYSEPEEGEVSSHSSDNDSIDSEEEFDDGYDENLMGDDADRARLAAMSEKEREQEIFKRIERRDLMKTRWEIERKLRLARRSAAERDVSPTELQRRREARRRRRERRGRRGEREAVVEEKRKEEREEEKEREKPPPSPGEVTDDQKDTERDQDRSASPLFGAKTERKRNVDDRRVNAMAALRAQRDARQRNVETKQKKRALERKEEDDEADPEIIGGTSKQSVKLKASDIYSDDSGSDSEDKSQGKRSSSSSSTSDAEEEEKKREREEVEVKYADTREQINKLRLSRFKLERLVHLPFFSRVVSGCFVRIGIGNNNGNPVYRVAEIIDVYETAKVYNLGNTRTNKGFKLRHGTQDRVFRLEFVSNQEFTENEFQKWHRAIKEANKKPPTMDFVRNKILEVKDALMYEFKEEDIEKIVAEKERFRSHPTNYAMKKTQLMKERDVAQLRGDEELVLELNSKLQELEERASALDKTRTSSIQSISYINNRNRKLNVETAEKAIMEEVKAMKGKKMDDPFTRRHTKPVMNFKSHGGSRSQELLKNEQQAAEQQKQKDEEERIEKEKEEEILNRPVAPRPLPPDGSLYSLHDFDINIEIDLPAPKPVTSHSKQITIKVKDAGPKRSLNLDDYKKRHGLI, encoded by the exons ATggctaaaagaaaaaataagccCTTAATCGATTCAGATTCAAGCAGCGACTGTTCAGATCTAGATTCG CAATTTTTAAACTTGGcgaagaagaaaaagaaaccGGAAGAGATAGCGGCACAGAAGGTGAACAGCAAAACATCGGGCAGCGAGTCAGACTGGGACGACACCGAGAAGAAAAATG acaaatcatcatcatcggaCTCTGAATCAAACAGTGATTCCCACAGTGATACATCCAAAAAGAAATCACCAGAGAATCCCAGAAGAAAGAGCTCATCAGATCATTACGAGGAACATAAGAATCCTGAGCCGGAGGTCAAAAGGTCGGAGGTCAAACATAATGAGCTACGTAGAAGTACAGACAGCTCAGGGTCAAAGAAGAAAGACACATACAGTGAACCCGAGGAAG GTGAAGTGTCATCACACTCATCGGACAACGACTCCATAGACTCCGAAGAAGAATTTGATGATGG ATATGACGAGAACCTGATGGGAGACGACGCAGACCGCGCCCGGCTAGCAGCCATGTCCGAGAAGGAGAGGGAGCAGGAGATATTCAAACGGATAGAGAGGAGAGATCTCATGAAGACGAG GTGGGAGATAGAACGCAAGCTGCGACTAGCGAGGCGGTCAGCGGCCGAGAGAGACGTGTCTCCTACTGAGCTGCAGAGGAGGAGGGAGGCGAGGAGGCGGCGGAGGGAGAGGCGGGGTAGGAGGGGGGAGAGAG AAGCTGTTGTAGAAGAAAAGAGGAAAGAGGAACGCGAAGAggagaaagagagagagaagCCTCCGCCCAGCCCCGGGGAGGTGACAGACGATCAAAAAGATACAG AGAGGGATCAGGACCGGTCCGCCTCCCCGCTGTTCGGTGCCAAGACTGAGAGGAAGAGGAACGTGGACGACAGGAGAGTGAACGCTATGGCGGCGCTCAGGGCCCAGAGAGACGCGCGACAGAGGAACGTGGAGACCAAACAGAAAAAGAGGGCGCTGGAGAGGAAGGAGGAGGACGAC GAAGCGGATCCGGAAATAATAGGAGGCACCAGCAAACAGAGCGTCAAGCTGAAGGCGTCCGACATATACTCTGACGACTCGGGCTCGGACTCCGAGGACAAGTCACAGG GAAAAAGAAGCTCCTCGAGTTCCTCCACATCAGACGCCGAGGAAGAAGAGaagaagagagagagagaggagGTTGAAGTGAAGTACGCGGACACCAGGGAACAGATAAATAAGCTGAGGCTTAGTAG GTTCAAGCTAGAGCGTCTCGTACATTTACCTTTCTTCTCGCGCGTCGTGTCCGGGTGTTTCGTTCGTATCGGCATCGGCAATAACAACGGAAACCCGGTGTACAGG gTCGCCGAAATTATAGATGTATACGAGACGGCAAAGGTGTATAACTTAGGAAACACGAGGACTAACAAGGGCTTCAAGCTGAGACACGGCACGCAGGACAGGGTGTTTAGACTGGAGTTCGTGAGCAATCAG GAGTTCACAGAAAATGAATTCCAGAAGTGGCATCGAGCCATCAAGGAGGCCAACAAGAAGCCTCCCACCATGGACTTCGTTAGGAACAAGATACTGGAGGTTAAGGACGCGCTCATGTACGAGTTTAAG GAAGAGGATATAGAGAAGATTGTAGCGGAGAAGGAGAGGTTCAGGTCGCACCCGACCAACTACGCCATGAAGAAAACCCAGCTCATGAAGGAGAGAGATGTAGCACAGCTGAG aggTGACGAGGAATTGGTTCTAGAATTAAACTCCAAGCTTCAGGAGCTGGAAGAGAGAGCCAGCGCCCTGGACAAGACGAGGACCAGCTCCATACAGAGCATCAGCTACATCAACAACAGGAACCGGAAACTCAACGTGGAGACGGCCGAGAAGGCCATCATGGAGgag GTGAAAGCTATGAAGGGGAAGAAGATGGACGATCCCTTCACCAGGAGACACACCAAGCCCGTCATGAACTTCAAGTCGCACGGCGGGAGCAGATCGCAG GAACTACTGAAGAACGAGCAGCAAGCGGCGGAGCAGCAGAAACAGAAGGACGAAGAAGAGAGAATAGAGAAGGAGAAAGAGGAAGAGATACTGAAC CGGCCGGTCGCGCCCCGCCCGCTCCCGCCGGACGGCAGTTTGTATTCTTTACACGACTTCGACATCAACATAGAAATAGATCTCCCTGCGCCCA AGCCGGTGACGTCACACTCCAAACAGATAA
- the LOC116775630 gene encoding transcription factor MafK, with protein sequence MPHDLKGLGVRKAIMAPLSPTPCAEISDDELVSISVRDLNRQLKLRGLTRDQIVRMKQRRRTLKNRGYAASCRIKRIEQKDELETEKSQEWHDMESMQEENTRIREEIEALRSKYDALKRFAHMKNIPLPSELEMWP encoded by the exons ATGCCTCATGATTTGAAAGGTTTGGGTGTAAGGAAAGCAATTATG GCTCCCTTGTCGCCGACGCCATGTGCTGAAATCAGTGATGATGAACTGGTTTCCATCTCGGTTAGAGACCTGAACCGTCAGCTGAAGCTGAGAGGTTTGACGAGAGATCAGATTGTTAG AATGAAGCAACGTCGTCGTACACTCAAGAATCGTGGTTATGCTGCCTCGTGTCGGATCAAACGGATAGAACAAAAAGATGAACTGGAAACGGAGAAGAGTCAG GAATGGCATGACATGGAATCAATGCAGGAAGAAAATACAAGAATACGAGAAGAAATCGAGGCTCTGAGAAGTAAATATGACGCTTTGAAGAGATTTGCACATATGAAGAATATACCACTGCCCTCGGAACTGGAGATGTGGCCCTGA